From a region of the Enterobacter cancerogenus genome:
- a CDS encoding RidA family protein produces the protein MNQPKPVFPANRHALYEKHGYSAAIRSGDLLFVSGQVGSREDGTPEPDFAAQVERAFDNLKATLNAAGCTFDDLIDVTTFHTDPENQFPTIMQVKQTLFPKPPYPNWTAVGVNWLAGFDFEIKVIARIPEHQK, from the coding sequence ATGAACCAACCGAAACCCGTTTTCCCTGCAAATCGCCACGCGCTCTATGAAAAGCATGGTTATTCCGCAGCGATCCGCTCTGGTGATTTATTGTTTGTGTCCGGGCAGGTGGGGAGCCGGGAAGATGGTACACCCGAGCCCGACTTTGCCGCGCAGGTAGAACGTGCCTTCGATAATCTCAAGGCCACGCTTAATGCTGCAGGCTGTACGTTCGACGATCTTATCGATGTGACAACCTTTCATACCGATCCAGAGAATCAGTTTCCAACCATTATGCAGGTGAAACAAACCCTTTTCCCGAAGCCCCCCTATCCGAACTGGACAGCGGTGGGCGTGAACTGGCTGGCAGGCTTTGATTTTGAGATAAAGGTTATTGCACGAATCCCTGAACATCAGAAATAA
- a CDS encoding TetR/AcrR family transcriptional regulator, with protein MAAKRRAETMEETRIKLIAAARKAFAEKGFAAASMDDLTASVGLTRGALYHHFGDKKGLLAAVVTQVDSEMAQSAKDAAAHYGDDQQKLLAEGIAYIRMALDEEVRRIVLLDGPAFLGDPTKWPSQNNCLDATRERISDLIERGLIKPVDVDATAWLLNGAALNAAQWVAASENPQDALPKAIQVFTLLVNGLLEGATLS; from the coding sequence ATGGCTGCCAAACGCCGCGCCGAAACGATGGAAGAAACCCGCATAAAGTTGATTGCTGCTGCACGAAAAGCCTTCGCCGAAAAAGGGTTTGCCGCAGCATCAATGGATGATTTGACCGCCAGCGTCGGCCTGACGCGTGGGGCCCTGTACCACCATTTTGGGGACAAAAAGGGGTTACTTGCCGCTGTGGTTACCCAGGTGGATTCTGAAATGGCGCAAAGTGCCAAAGATGCCGCGGCACATTACGGTGATGACCAGCAAAAGCTTCTGGCTGAAGGGATCGCCTATATCAGGATGGCGCTTGATGAAGAGGTCCGGCGCATTGTTCTGCTTGATGGCCCGGCTTTTCTCGGGGACCCTACAAAATGGCCGAGTCAGAATAACTGCCTTGATGCCACGCGGGAGCGCATTTCAGATCTGATTGAACGCGGCTTAATCAAGCCGGTAGATGTCGATGCCACTGCCTGGCTGCTAAACGGGGCCGCACTGAATGCCGCGCAGTGGGTGGCTGCAAGCGAAAATCCGCAGGATGCATTACCAAAAGCGATTCAGGTTTTTACCCTGTTGGTAAATGGCCTACTGGAAGGTGCCACGCTTTCATAA
- the trpA gene encoding tryptophan synthase subunit alpha codes for MERYDNVFAQLKARQEGAFVPFVTLGDPGPEQSLKIIDALIEGGADALELGIPFSDPLADGPTIQDATLRAFASGVTPTQCFEMLAAIRQKHPTIPIGLLMYANLVFNRGIDEFYAECARVGVDSVLVADVPVEESAPFRQAAMRHNVAPIFICPPNADDELLRQIASYGRGYTYLLSRAGVTGAENKAALPLHHLVEKLAEYHAAPPLQGFGISSPDQVAAAIDAKAAGAISGSAIVKIIEKNLDKPDQMLAELKTFVSEMKAATRKA; via the coding sequence ATGGAACGCTATGATAACGTATTTGCACAGCTGAAGGCCCGCCAGGAAGGCGCGTTCGTCCCCTTCGTCACTCTGGGCGACCCGGGTCCTGAGCAGTCGCTTAAAATTATCGATGCCCTGATTGAAGGCGGTGCGGATGCGCTGGAGTTGGGCATCCCTTTCTCTGACCCACTGGCGGATGGCCCAACCATTCAGGACGCCACCCTGCGCGCTTTTGCCTCCGGCGTCACCCCAACTCAATGTTTCGAGATGCTGGCGGCAATCCGTCAGAAACACCCGACCATCCCGATTGGCCTGCTGATGTACGCCAACCTGGTCTTTAACCGCGGCATTGATGAGTTTTATGCCGAGTGCGCCCGCGTCGGCGTTGACTCTGTGCTGGTGGCCGATGTGCCGGTTGAAGAGTCTGCACCGTTCCGCCAGGCGGCGATGCGCCACAACGTTGCACCGATTTTCATCTGTCCGCCAAACGCAGATGACGAACTGCTGCGTCAGATTGCTTCTTACGGACGGGGGTATACCTACCTGCTCTCCCGTGCGGGTGTGACCGGCGCTGAAAACAAAGCGGCGCTGCCTCTGCATCATCTGGTGGAGAAACTGGCCGAGTATCACGCGGCTCCGCCGCTGCAGGGCTTTGGTATCTCTTCACCGGATCAGGTTGCAGCGGCAATAGATGCAAAAGCTGCGGGCGCGATTTCCGGCTCTGCGATTGTTAAAATCATCGAGAAAAATCTTGATAAGCCCGACCAGATGCTGGCTGAGCTGAAAACATTTGTTAGCGAAATGAAAGCGGCAACCCGCAAAGCCTGA
- the trpB gene encoding tryptophan synthase subunit beta — MTTLLNPYFGEFGGMYVPQILMPALRQLEEAFVSAQKDPAFQAEFTDLLKNYAGRPTALTKCRNLTEGSKTTLYLKREDLLHGGAHKTNQVLGQALLAKRMGKTEIIAETGAGQHGVASALASALLGLKCRIYMGAKDVERQSPNVFRMRLMGAEVIPVHSGSATLKDACNEALRDWSGSYDTAHYMLGTAAGPHPFPTIVREFQRMIGEETKAQILEKEGRLPDAVIACVGGGSNAIGMFADFIDEPRVGLIGVEPAGHGIESGEHGAPLKHGRVGIYFGMKSPMMQTDEGQIEESYSISAGLDFPSVGPQHAHLNSIGRAEYVSITDDEALEAFKTLCRNEGIIPALESSHALAHALKMIKENPEKEQLLVVNLSGRGDKDIFTVHDILKARGEI, encoded by the coding sequence ATGACGACATTACTAAACCCGTATTTTGGTGAGTTCGGTGGTATGTACGTGCCACAGATCCTGATGCCCGCTCTGCGCCAGCTGGAAGAAGCCTTTGTCAGCGCGCAAAAAGACCCGGCGTTCCAGGCCGAGTTTACCGATCTGCTGAAAAACTACGCGGGGCGTCCTACGGCCCTGACAAAATGCCGCAACCTGACCGAAGGCAGCAAAACCACGCTGTACCTCAAGCGTGAAGATTTGCTCCACGGCGGTGCGCATAAAACCAACCAGGTCCTTGGTCAGGCGCTGCTCGCAAAACGCATGGGCAAAACCGAAATCATCGCCGAGACCGGCGCAGGCCAGCACGGTGTGGCATCCGCCCTCGCCAGCGCCCTGCTCGGCCTGAAATGCCGTATTTACATGGGCGCAAAAGATGTCGAGCGTCAGTCGCCAAACGTCTTCCGTATGCGCCTGATGGGGGCTGAAGTGATCCCGGTTCACAGCGGATCCGCCACGCTGAAAGATGCCTGTAACGAAGCGCTGCGCGACTGGTCTGGCAGCTACGACACCGCGCACTATATGCTTGGCACCGCCGCAGGTCCGCATCCGTTCCCGACCATCGTGCGCGAATTCCAGCGCATGATCGGGGAAGAAACGAAAGCGCAGATCCTCGAAAAAGAGGGACGTCTGCCGGATGCGGTTATCGCCTGCGTGGGCGGCGGCTCAAACGCCATCGGGATGTTCGCTGATTTCATCGATGAACCTCGCGTTGGTCTGATTGGTGTAGAGCCTGCCGGTCACGGAATCGAATCGGGTGAACACGGCGCGCCGCTGAAGCATGGTCGGGTTGGGATCTACTTCGGTATGAAGTCTCCTATGATGCAGACCGATGAAGGCCAGATTGAAGAGTCTTACTCCATCTCCGCCGGACTGGACTTCCCGTCTGTGGGGCCTCAGCACGCTCACCTGAACAGCATCGGGCGCGCTGAGTACGTCTCGATTACCGATGACGAAGCACTGGAGGCGTTCAAGACCCTGTGTCGTAACGAAGGGATCATCCCGGCGCTGGAATCTTCCCACGCCCTGGCGCACGCCCTGAAAATGATCAAAGAGAACCCGGAGAAAGAGCAGCTGCTGGTGGTCAACCTTTCCGGTCGCGGTGACAAAGATATCTTCACCGTTCACGATATTCTGAAAGCACGAGGGGAAATCTGA
- the trpCF gene encoding bifunctional indole-3-glycerol-phosphate synthase TrpC/phosphoribosylanthranilate isomerase TrpF → MQTVLAKIVADKAIWVEARKAQQPLASFQNDVVPSTRRFYDALQGARTAFILECKKASPSKGVIRDDFDPARIAGIYKHHASAISVLTDEKYFQGSFDFLPIVSGIAPQPILCKDFIIDPYQIWLARFYQADACLLMLSVLDDEQYRQLSAVAHSLNMGVLTEVSNEEELERAIALEAKVVGINNRDLRDLSIDLNRTRQLAPRLGAGVTVISESGINSYAQVRELSHFANGFLIGSAMMEHDDLNAAVRRVLLGENKVCGLTREQDAKAAYEAGAIYGGLIFVDSSPRAVSEDQARNVIAAAPLSYVGVFRNADIADVAAKAEALSLRAVQLHGNEDQAYIDALRAALAPRVQIWKAQSVGDTLPPRNLNHVDKYVLDNGQGGSGQRFDWSLLKDEALDNVLLAGGLSPDNCVEAAKAGCAGLDFNSGVESQPGIKDASKLASVFKTLRAY, encoded by the coding sequence ATGCAGACCGTTTTAGCGAAAATCGTCGCCGATAAGGCCATCTGGGTTGAAGCACGCAAGGCGCAGCAGCCGCTTGCCAGCTTTCAGAATGACGTCGTGCCCAGCACGCGCCGCTTTTATGATGCCCTGCAGGGCGCGCGCACCGCGTTTATTCTGGAGTGCAAAAAGGCGTCTCCGTCCAAAGGCGTGATCCGTGACGATTTCGACCCGGCGCGCATTGCCGGAATTTACAAACACCATGCGTCCGCCATCTCGGTGCTGACGGATGAGAAATATTTTCAGGGCAGCTTTGATTTCCTGCCCATCGTCAGCGGCATTGCGCCGCAGCCGATCCTCTGCAAAGACTTTATTATCGACCCGTATCAGATCTGGCTCGCGCGTTTCTACCAGGCCGACGCCTGCCTGCTGATGCTCTCGGTGCTCGATGACGAGCAGTACCGCCAGCTCTCTGCGGTGGCCCACAGCCTGAACATGGGTGTGCTGACCGAAGTGAGCAACGAAGAGGAGCTGGAGCGCGCCATCGCCCTTGAGGCAAAAGTGGTTGGCATTAACAACCGCGACCTGCGCGACCTGTCAATCGACCTTAACCGTACGCGCCAGCTTGCACCACGCCTGGGGGCGGGCGTGACGGTCATCAGCGAATCCGGCATCAACAGCTACGCCCAGGTGCGTGAACTGAGCCACTTTGCCAACGGTTTCCTGATCGGCTCCGCGATGATGGAACATGACGATCTCAACGCGGCGGTCCGCCGCGTGTTGCTGGGTGAAAACAAAGTGTGTGGATTAACGCGCGAGCAGGATGCCAAGGCCGCGTATGAAGCGGGCGCTATTTATGGCGGGCTGATTTTCGTGGACTCATCGCCCCGGGCGGTGAGTGAAGACCAGGCCCGTAACGTTATTGCGGCGGCCCCACTCAGCTATGTGGGCGTGTTCCGCAATGCCGATATTGCCGACGTAGCAGCAAAAGCCGAGGCGTTATCCCTGCGTGCGGTACAGCTGCACGGCAACGAAGATCAGGCGTATATCGATGCGCTGCGCGCCGCGCTGGCGCCTCGGGTGCAAATCTGGAAAGCGCAAAGCGTGGGCGACACGTTACCGCCGCGTAATCTGAATCATGTTGATAAATACGTGCTCGACAACGGCCAGGGCGGCTCGGGCCAGCGCTTTGACTGGTCCTTGCTGAAAGACGAAGCGCTGGACAATGTCCTGCTCGCAGGCGGTCTCAGCCCGGATAACTGTGTAGAAGCGGCCAAAGCCGGCTGCGCCGGTCTCGATTTCAATTCAGGCGTAGAGTCCCAGCCGGGCATAAAAGATGCCAGCAAGCTGGCCTCGGTATTTAAAACTCTGCGTGCATATTAA
- the trpD gene encoding bifunctional anthranilate synthase glutamate amidotransferase component TrpG/anthranilate phosphoribosyltransferase TrpD: MADILLLDNIDSFTYNLADQLRANGHNVVIYRNHVPAQTLIDRLGTMQNPVLMLSPGPGAPSEAGCMPELLTRMRGKLPIVGICLGHQAIVEAYGGYVGQAGEILHGKASSIEHDGQAMFAGLPNPLPVARYHSLVGSNIPAGLTINASFEGMVMAVRHDADRVCGLQFHPESILTSNGARLLEQTLNWALQKLEQTNTLQPILEKLYQAQTLSQQESHQLFSAVVRGELKPEQLAAALVSMKVRGESPQEIAGAATALLENAAPFPRPDYQFADIVGTGGDGSNSINISTASAFVAAACGLKVAKHGNRSVSSRSGSSDLLAAFGINLDMQAERSREALDDLGVCFLFAPKYHTGFRHAMPVRQQLKTRTLFNVLGPLINPAHPPLALIGVYSPELVLPIAETLRVLGYQRAAVVHSGGMDEVSLHAPTLVAELRNGEILSYQLDAADFGLTPYHQEALAGGTPEENRDILTRLLQGKGEVAHEAAVAANVAMLMRLHGEEDLKANAQKVLDVLRSGAAYDRVTALAARG; the protein is encoded by the coding sequence ATGGCTGACATTCTGCTGCTCGATAATATCGACTCCTTTACCTACAACCTGGCAGATCAGCTGCGTGCAAACGGTCATAACGTCGTTATCTACCGTAACCATGTTCCGGCGCAAACGCTGATTGACCGTCTGGGTACCATGCAAAACCCGGTGCTGATGCTCTCTCCGGGGCCCGGCGCACCGAGCGAAGCGGGCTGCATGCCTGAACTGCTGACCCGGATGCGCGGCAAGCTGCCGATCGTCGGCATCTGCCTGGGTCATCAGGCGATTGTGGAAGCGTACGGCGGTTACGTCGGCCAGGCGGGTGAAATTCTGCACGGTAAAGCATCCAGCATTGAACACGACGGCCAGGCCATGTTTGCCGGTCTGCCAAATCCGCTGCCGGTGGCGCGCTATCACTCGCTGGTCGGCAGCAATATCCCGGCCGGTTTGACCATCAACGCCTCGTTTGAAGGTATGGTGATGGCCGTGCGTCACGATGCGGACCGCGTATGCGGACTGCAGTTCCACCCGGAATCGATTTTGACCTCTAACGGCGCGCGCCTGCTTGAGCAAACGCTGAACTGGGCGCTGCAGAAGCTGGAGCAGACCAACACGCTGCAGCCGATCCTTGAGAAACTGTACCAGGCGCAAACCCTGAGCCAGCAGGAGAGCCACCAGCTCTTCTCCGCGGTGGTGCGTGGCGAGCTGAAACCTGAGCAACTGGCGGCCGCGCTGGTCAGCATGAAGGTGCGCGGCGAAAGCCCGCAGGAGATTGCCGGTGCGGCAACGGCCCTGCTGGAAAACGCCGCCCCGTTCCCGCGGCCCGACTATCAGTTTGCCGATATCGTCGGTACCGGCGGTGACGGCAGCAACAGCATTAATATATCCACCGCCAGCGCCTTCGTGGCGGCTGCCTGTGGTTTGAAAGTGGCAAAACATGGCAACCGCAGCGTGTCCAGCCGATCCGGTTCATCCGACCTGCTGGCGGCATTTGGGATTAACCTCGACATGCAGGCCGAACGCTCGCGAGAAGCGCTGGACGATCTCGGCGTTTGCTTCCTGTTCGCGCCGAAATATCACACCGGTTTCCGCCACGCGATGCCGGTTCGTCAGCAGCTCAAAACGCGCACGCTGTTTAACGTTTTAGGCCCGTTGATCAACCCGGCCCATCCACCGCTGGCGCTGATTGGCGTCTACAGCCCTGAGCTGGTATTGCCGATTGCCGAGACGCTGCGCGTGCTGGGTTATCAGCGTGCCGCTGTCGTTCATAGCGGTGGTATGGATGAGGTTTCGTTACACGCCCCTACGCTGGTCGCTGAACTGCGCAACGGTGAAATTCTGAGCTATCAGCTCGACGCGGCTGACTTCGGTTTAACGCCGTACCATCAGGAGGCGCTTGCAGGCGGCACGCCGGAAGAAAACCGTGACATTCTCACGCGCTTATTACAAGGTAAAGGTGAAGTCGCTCATGAGGCCGCCGTTGCTGCCAACGTCGCCATGCTGATGCGTTTGCACGGTGAGGAAGATCTGAAGGCCAACGCGCAAAAAGTTCTGGACGTACTGCGCTCCGGTGCAGCTTACGATCGCGTTACCGCACTTGCGGCAAGAGGGTAA
- a CDS encoding anthranilate synthase component 1: MQTAKPNLELLTCEAAYRHNPTALFHQVCGARPATLLLESADIDSKDDLKSLLLVDSALRITALGDVVTIKALSENGASLLPLLDAALPSGIDNERHPDMRILRFPPVSQLLDEDARLCSLSVFDAFRLLQNLVSVPEDEREAMFFGGLFAYDLVAGFETLPETEQGNRCPDYCFYLAETLLVIDHQKKYTRIQASLFTPSAAEKNRLEHRIAQLQQQMTQEPPALPVQRVEKMACDVNQTDDQYGAVVRQMQKAIRAGEIFQVVPSRRFSLPCPSPLAAYDVLKKSNPSPYMFFMQDNDFTLFGASPESSLKYDATSRQIEIYPIAGTRPRGRRADGTLDRDLDSRIELEMRTDHKELSEHLMLVDLARNDLARICTPGSRYVADLTKVDRYSFVMHLVSRVVGELRSDLDVLHAYRACMNMGTLSGAPKVRAMQLIAEAEGRRRGSYGGAVGYFTAHGDLDTCIVIRSAYVEDGIATVQAGAGIVLDSVPQSEADETRSKARAVLRAIATAHHAQEIF; this comes from the coding sequence ATGCAAACAGCCAAACCCAACCTCGAACTGCTGACCTGCGAGGCGGCCTATCGCCATAATCCGACCGCGCTGTTTCACCAGGTGTGCGGCGCGCGCCCGGCCACCCTGCTGCTGGAATCGGCGGATATCGACAGCAAAGACGATCTGAAAAGCCTGCTGCTGGTCGACAGCGCGCTGCGCATTACTGCATTAGGTGACGTCGTCACTATTAAGGCCTTATCAGAAAATGGCGCGTCTCTGCTGCCCCTGCTGGACGCGGCTCTGCCGTCAGGCATCGACAACGAACGCCATCCGGATATGCGCATTCTGCGCTTCCCGCCGGTCAGCCAGCTGCTGGACGAAGATGCTCGCCTTTGCTCCCTGTCCGTATTTGATGCTTTCCGCCTGCTGCAGAATCTGGTTTCGGTGCCGGAAGACGAGCGTGAAGCCATGTTCTTCGGCGGACTGTTTGCCTACGATCTGGTCGCCGGTTTCGAAACGCTGCCGGAAACCGAGCAAGGCAACCGTTGCCCGGACTACTGCTTCTATCTGGCCGAAACCTTGCTGGTGATCGACCATCAGAAAAAATACACCCGTATACAGGCCAGCCTGTTTACGCCTTCTGCCGCGGAGAAAAACCGCCTTGAGCACCGCATCGCTCAGTTGCAACAGCAGATGACACAAGAGCCACCTGCACTGCCGGTGCAGCGCGTGGAAAAAATGGCCTGTGACGTAAACCAGACCGACGATCAATACGGTGCGGTGGTTCGTCAGATGCAGAAAGCGATCCGCGCCGGGGAAATTTTCCAGGTGGTGCCGTCTCGCCGTTTCTCACTGCCCTGCCCGTCGCCGCTGGCGGCCTATGACGTGCTGAAAAAAAGCAACCCAAGTCCGTACATGTTCTTTATGCAGGACAACGATTTCACGCTGTTCGGCGCGTCGCCGGAAAGCTCCCTGAAGTACGATGCCACCAGCCGCCAGATTGAGATCTACCCGATTGCCGGCACGCGCCCGCGTGGACGCCGTGCTGATGGCACGCTCGATCGCGATCTCGACAGCCGTATCGAGCTGGAGATGCGCACCGATCACAAAGAGCTGTCCGAGCACCTGATGCTCGTAGACCTGGCGCGCAACGATCTGGCACGTATCTGCACCCCCGGCAGCCGCTACGTGGCAGACCTGACCAAAGTTGACCGCTACTCGTTTGTGATGCACCTCGTCTCCCGCGTGGTTGGCGAACTGCGTAGCGACCTCGACGTGCTGCACGCCTATCGCGCCTGCATGAACATGGGCACCCTGAGCGGCGCGCCGAAAGTCCGTGCGATGCAGTTGATCGCCGAAGCCGAAGGCCGTCGACGCGGCAGCTACGGCGGCGCGGTGGGGTATTTCACCGCGCACGGTGACCTGGACACCTGCATCGTGATCCGCTCCGCGTATGTCGAGGACGGGATCGCCACCGTTCAGGCGGGCGCAGGGATTGTTCTTGATTCTGTTCCGCAGTCTGAGGCTGACGAAACGCGCAGTAAGGCCCGCGCGGTACTGCGCGCCATTGCGACCGCCCATCATGCACAGGAGATTTTCTGA
- the trpL gene encoding trp operon leader peptide: MTAHFALHGWWRAS; the protein is encoded by the coding sequence ATGACAGCACATTTCGCTTTGCACGGTTGGTGGCGCGCTTCCTGA
- the rnm gene encoding RNase RNM codes for MSDTTYAIIYDLHSHTQASDGLLTPEALVHRAAEMRVGTLAITDHDTTDAIPAARAEIARSGLALNLIAGVEISTLWENHEIHIVGLNIDIDHPAMRAFLQEQKVRRNQRAEMIGERLEKAHIPGALEGAQKLAKGGAVTRGHFARFLVEAGKATTMADVFKKYLARGKTGYVPPQWCTIKQAIDVIHHSGGKAVLAHPGRYNLSAKWLKRLLAHFAESGGEAMEVAQCQQAPNERSQLATYAQQFGLLGSQGSDFHQPCAWIELGRKLWLPAGVEPVWTLWEQPQHIEEREV; via the coding sequence TTGAGCGATACCACATACGCCATAATTTACGATTTACACAGTCATACTCAGGCCTCTGATGGCCTGCTGACGCCCGAGGCGTTGGTCCATCGCGCCGCAGAAATGCGGGTCGGCACCCTGGCGATAACCGATCACGATACCACCGATGCGATCCCGGCGGCGCGCGCCGAAATTGCCCGCAGCGGATTAGCGCTCAACCTGATTGCCGGCGTCGAAATTTCGACCCTCTGGGAAAACCATGAAATTCATATCGTTGGCCTGAACATTGATATAGACCATCCGGCAATGCGCGCGTTTTTGCAAGAACAAAAAGTCCGCCGCAACCAGCGTGCCGAGATGATTGGCGAGCGGCTGGAAAAGGCACATATTCCCGGGGCGCTGGAAGGCGCGCAAAAACTGGCGAAGGGCGGGGCGGTGACGCGAGGTCATTTTGCCCGTTTTCTGGTTGAGGCGGGCAAGGCCACGACGATGGCCGACGTCTTTAAAAAATATCTGGCGCGTGGGAAAACAGGATACGTTCCGCCACAGTGGTGTACAATAAAACAAGCTATTGATGTCATTCATCATTCTGGCGGTAAGGCGGTGCTGGCCCATCCCGGGCGGTATAATCTTTCTGCTAAATGGCTGAAAAGACTGCTGGCACACTTTGCCGAAAGCGGCGGTGAGGCGATGGAAGTTGCCCAGTGCCAGCAGGCGCCCAATGAGCGATCCCAGCTCGCGACCTATGCACAACAGTTTGGCCTTCTTGGCTCACAGGGCTCTGATTTTCATCAACCCTGCGCGTGGATTGAACTGGGGCGTAAGCTCTGGCTTCCTGCAGGCGTGGAGCCTGTCTGGACGCTCTGGGAACAGCCACAGCATATTGAAGAGAGGGAAGTATGA
- a CDS encoding L-threonylcarbamoyladenylate synthase — MSQFFYIHPDNPQARLINQAVEIVRKGGVIVYPTDSGYALGCKIEDKGAMERICRIRQLPDGHNFTLMCRDLSELSTYAYVDNVAFRLIKNNTPGNYTFILKGTKEVPRRLLQEKRKTIGMRVPSNPIAQALLETLGEPMLSTSLMLPGSEFTESDPEEIKDRLEKVVELIIHGGYLGQQPTTVIDLTEDAPEVIREGVGDVKPFL; from the coding sequence ATGAGTCAGTTTTTCTATATTCATCCGGATAACCCGCAGGCGCGTCTGATTAATCAGGCCGTGGAGATTGTTCGTAAGGGCGGCGTGATCGTCTACCCGACCGATTCGGGCTACGCGCTGGGCTGCAAAATTGAAGACAAAGGCGCAATGGAACGCATCTGCCGCATTCGCCAGCTCCCGGACGGGCATAACTTTACCCTGATGTGTCGGGATCTGTCTGAACTGTCGACCTATGCCTACGTCGACAACGTGGCGTTTCGCCTAATCAAGAACAACACGCCCGGCAATTACACTTTCATCCTGAAAGGGACAAAAGAGGTGCCGCGCCGTCTGTTGCAGGAAAAACGCAAAACCATCGGGATGCGCGTACCCTCTAACCCGATTGCGCAGGCGCTGCTGGAAACCCTGGGCGAGCCAATGCTCTCAACGTCGCTGATGCTGCCCGGCAGCGAATTTACCGAGTCCGATCCGGAAGAGATCAAAGATCGCCTGGAGAAGGTGGTGGAGCTGATCATTCATGGCGGCTACCTCGGCCAGCAGCCGACAACGGTGATAGATCTTACCGAAGATGCGCCGGAAGTGATTCGTGAGGGCGTGGGTGACGTTAAACCTTTCTTGTGA
- the rluB gene encoding 23S rRNA pseudouridine(2605) synthase RluB, with translation MSEKLQKVLARAGHGSRREIEAIIEAGRVSVDGKIATLGDRVEIVPGLKIRIDGHLISVKESAEQICRVLAYYKPEGELCTRNDPEGRPTVFDRLPKLRGARWIAVGRLDVNTCGLLLFTTDGELANRLMHPSREVEREYAVRVFGQVDENKLRDLSRGVQLEDGPAAFKTIKFTGGEGINQWYNVTLTEGRNREVRRLWEAVGVQVSRLIRVRYGDILLPKGLPRGGYTELDLAQTNYLRELVELTPETSSKVAVEKDRRRMKANQIRRAVKRHSQVSSNRRSGSRNNNG, from the coding sequence ATGAGCGAGAAGTTACAGAAAGTGCTGGCGCGCGCCGGCCACGGCTCACGCCGTGAAATTGAAGCCATTATTGAAGCGGGCCGCGTGAGTGTGGACGGTAAAATCGCCACGCTGGGTGACCGCGTTGAAATCGTGCCGGGGTTAAAGATCCGTATTGACGGTCATCTTATCTCGGTTAAAGAGTCCGCTGAACAAATTTGTCGCGTGCTGGCTTACTACAAGCCAGAGGGCGAGCTGTGTACTCGTAATGACCCGGAAGGGCGACCAACGGTCTTCGACCGTTTGCCTAAACTGCGTGGCGCTCGCTGGATTGCCGTAGGGCGTCTGGACGTGAACACCTGCGGTCTGCTGCTGTTCACCACCGATGGTGAGCTGGCAAACCGTCTGATGCACCCAAGTCGTGAAGTGGAACGTGAATACGCCGTGCGCGTTTTCGGCCAGGTAGATGAGAACAAACTGCGCGATCTGTCGCGTGGCGTACAGCTCGAAGACGGTCCTGCGGCGTTCAAAACCATCAAGTTTACCGGTGGCGAAGGGATCAACCAGTGGTATAACGTTACCCTGACCGAAGGCCGTAACCGCGAGGTTCGTCGTTTGTGGGAAGCGGTGGGCGTGCAGGTTAGCCGTCTGATCCGCGTACGCTACGGCGATATCCTGCTGCCGAAAGGCCTGCCGCGCGGCGGGTATACCGAGCTGGACCTGGCGCAAACCAACTACCTGCGTGAACTGGTTGAACTCACCCCGGAAACCTCCTCTAAAGTGGCCGTGGAGAAAGATCGCCGTCGCATGAAGGCGAACCAGATCCGTCGTGCGGTGAAGCGTCACAGCCAGGTGAGCAGCAATCGCCGCTCTGGCAGCCGTAACAACAACGGTTAA